The Microbacterium natoriense genomic interval GCCGGTTGGTTCCGACCACGGTGAGCGCCACGTGATGCTTGACTCCCGCTTCCTTCTCCGCAGCGAGCTGGTTCTTCGTGGACGTCGTGAAGAAGTCCATCACCACGTCCGGAGCATACGAGGGCGCCTGTGTCGTGTCGACGACCACGTCGGCTCCCACGAGCGCCTTCGCGAGTCCCTCACCGGTCATCGTGTCGACGCCGGTCTTGCGCGACGCGGCTACCGCATCGTGTCCGTGCGCGATGAGCTTCTCCACGACGCGGGAGCCGACATGTCCGGTGCCGCCGATAACTACGATCTTTGCCATTTTCGGATACCTTCCGTCTTTGAGACGTCGACGTGACGTCCCGAAGGGGTGACCGGTGACCGAGGTCGGGTGTGACGGTGTCATCGATTCCAGTGGCGGAGTTTCTCCGGGTTGCACACCACCCACACGGTGGCCATTCGTCCTGAGCGGAAGTCGGCCGTGATGACTCCGACGACCCGGTCATCCCGAACCAGGGTGATGCCGGGGACGCTGTTGATAGAGGCCAACGCCGCGGTGGTTCCTTCAGTCATCAACGCCACCAGTTCCGACGACGCGGCAGAGCGCCCGCTGAGAGGGATCGATGCGGTGTCCACGTGCCCTCCGCTGTCTATGACCAATGTCACGGCCCGATGAAGGAGGCCACGAATCGCTTCGTCGTCCTTCGTCGCCATCGCCTTCGAGAGCTCTGCGATGATCTCCTCGTCGGCACCACGATGTGCCCGGCGCGACCACGCGCGGGTAACGCCTGGAGGTCATGCGCTGACCGCGGCGACGTTCCGCAATTTCTCGGGGCTCATCACCCAGAGAAGTTGCAGGATGCCGTCACTCGACGGTGTCACGGTCACCACGGTGGTGACCTGCCCGTCTTCCGTGAGGGTTGCGGCGGGCTGCCCGTTGACCTCGACCCAGTCGATTCTCTTGTTCGTCCAGAAGTGGTGCGCGAACGCGGAGACGAACTTCGCCACCCGCCCGCGCCCGCTCACCGGGATGCGTGCGGCCTGCTTCACCCCGTTGCCATCCGTGTAGCTCACGACGTCGGCAGCGAAGAGCGACTCGAGCTCGCGGACATCCCCCTTCTGGGCAGCAGTCAGGAAAGCCGCCAGAAGACGTCTTTGCGCTGCGGGATCCACCGTCGCCTGCTTTGCGGACGCGAGGTGTGCGCGTGCTCGGCTGACCAGCTGTCGTGCGCTGGCCGGGCTGGATGAGACCACCTCGGCGATGCGCGGGTAGGGGTAGTCGAATGCCTCGCGAAGGATGTACGCCGCCCGCTCGGTCGGTGTCAGCTTCTCCAGCGTGAGCAGGATCGCGAAATGCAGAGCTTCGGCGCGCTCCGCTCCGAGAGCGGGGTCGTCCTCCGTGTTCACAGGCTCAGGGAGCCACGGGCCGATGTACGTCTCACGGCGCACGCGGGAAGACTGGAGGACGTTGATCGACAGCCGCGTCACGATCGTGGTGAGAAAGGCGATCGGTTCCTGTACCTTCGAGCGATCCGTGTTCTGCCAGCGGATCCAGGTCTCCTGGACGATGTCATCGGCATCGGCAACGGTGCCGAGCATCCGATAGGCGATGCCGAACAGACGTCGGCGGTGCGCGTCGAATGTCGTCAGCGCGTCCTCCAGCTCGGTGCACACACCACTATGTTCGTCGGTCTTCTCGCGTTCGTCCACGTCGACGTCTTCAGCGCCCACGGGAGACCCTGCTTCCGTCTTCCTGACCCGTCCCATCCGACACCACGATCCGCATCGTCGCCCGCTCCGTTCTGAACGACTTCGGTCCACGCAGATGCCGTCCTCTAAGGGTGACCGCGCAGGAGCCCGATCTGTGACGGGTCCAGGCGAAGACGTCTGACGGCGAGCAGCTTCTTCGTCAGTCCGGGTAGGCCGCCCGTATGCGGCGTCGTTCGTACATCAGAGTCGCGGTCAGCAGCGCCGCTCCGACGACCACCCCGGCGATCTGGGCGAGGAGTGGCTGCGCGCCCCCTCCGAAGATCAGGAGGAGCGCGACGAGCGCTCCCCCGAGCACCGAGTTCACCGTTCCGATCATGCTCGCCATCGTGAACAGGAATGACGAACGCGAGTAGCGCACACCCAGCTCCCCGGTGCGCGGGTTGTCGAGGGAGATCAGATCCGGACCTGACGGATGCAGGCTGACGAAGTGCTCCCGGATCCGCACCATGCGCCGGCGCACCGTGATGTTCTCGACGCTGGTGTCGACCAGGCGCACGACGGTGAACCAGCCGAGCATGAAGATCGTAGGGAAGACCGTGACCGTGAGGACCGCCAGCAGTGCGGGCGACCTGCCCGCGAAGCCGATGGCCACCAGTCCGCTTGACAGCGTCGACAGGTAGATCGTGCTGCGCGTTCCCGCCTCTGCGATCGTCGAGCTCGCGACCGATTGCAGCACGAACAGCTCGGTCCCGATCGCACTGTTCAATGCGGCCGCGCCGGGTTCCGCATCGGCCATCAGCGGGCCTCGTTTCCGCTTCGACGCTCCGGGGCCACCTCGTAGTGACTGGTGATGGCGACTCGGTTGAAGGCGTTGATGATGATGGCCAGCCACCTCACCGCGGCGTGCTGCTCGACCGAGAGTGCGCCGGTTGCGTCGCGCTGCGCTGCGCGCCCGGCCTGTTCGTCGGCGATGAGCGTCACGTGCTCGGTGACCGCGAGCGCGGCCTTCTCCACCGGGGTGAAGTAGTCGGTGTCCCGCCACGCGCTCAGAACGGCGAGGCGGTCGGATGTCTCCCCCGCGAGGAGAGCGTCGCGCGTGTGCATCCGCAGGCAGAACGCGCAGCCGTTCAGCTGAGACGCGCGGACGCGAATCAGCTCGATGATGCGCTGGTCGAGGCCCGCCTGCACTGCCGCAGCAGTGGCCTCCTTGCCTGCTGACAGGAGCGCCTTGTACACGGCGGGTGCGGCGTGGTCGAGGTGCGCGGGAGGGAGCCCGGGCTCGGCCGGGAGATCCGCGATCGTTTCCTGCTGCCCGATGGTCGACATGTTCACCTTTCGAATCTGAGGCGCGCCTGACATTCTCAGCGCCGTTCACTTCGTTGACCGGGAGGAAGCCCCCGTTGTGACGAGCGTCACAGGCGCAACAGGGGGCTGCCGCTCGATCGGCCTGTCACACCGCAGCGGTTCTCGCTGTCACATTGGTGGCGCCCTACGAGCTCCGGTGGAGCCACCTCCGGTCGCGGCGCCATGATCAGGGGAAAGCGCATGAATCGGAAACTGGAAAGCAAAGTCGTACTCGTCACCGGAGCGTCATCCGGAATCGGACGCGCCACCGCTCTGGCCCTCTCCACAGCTGGTGCACTCGTCGTCGCCGCGGGACGCCGAACGGAGAATCTGCAGGAGCTGGTCGAGGAAGCTCCCGGCGAGATGCTGGCGGTGGAGCTCGATGTCACCGACAGGGAATCCGTGGACCGGGCGGTGGCGGCAGCCGTCGAACGTTTCGGTCGGCTCGACGCACTCGTGAACAACGCCGGGCTGATGTTGGCAGGAATGGTCGTGGGCGCGAACACGGACGAATGGGTGCGCATGGTGGAGACGAACCTGTTGGGATCGATGTTCGTGGCCCACGCCGCTCTCCCTCACCTCGTCGAAACGCACGGCGCGTTCGTTCAGGTGTCATCCACCTCGGGGCGAATCGCGTCTGCGGGCGCCGCCGTGTACTCGGCGACCAAGTTCGGGATCACCGCATTCGCGGAAGCGGTCCGACAGGAGGTCACGAGTCGCGGCGTCCGAGTCGTCGTGGTGGAGCCGGGCTTCGTCGAGACGGAGCTCACCGACCACACCACAGACCCCGTCATGAGGGATGCCGCCGATCAGATCGGGCGGTCGATGCGCACACTACAGCCGGAGGACATCGCGGACGCGATCGTCTTCGCGCTCACCCAGCCGGAGCACGTCTCCATCAACGAGCTCTTGGTTCGCCCGACCGATCAGGTCCACTGATCGCTCGGTGGTGCACCGTCTAGGTGTTCGACGGTGCACCACCGTGTCACGGTGTGCCGGCTCCGTCCCCTGGAGGTTCCGCGACATCCGCGACAGCCTGGGCGAAGGCGTGCGGTGCCTCGGCCGGCAGATGGTGACCCGCATGGCGGACCTGACGATGCTCGCGGGGGCCTGAGAACAGATGCGCATGCTGTGACCCGTCCGTCGCCGGGAAGTTCCCATCCGCCGTCCCATCGAGCGTGATCGTGGGAACGCTGATCGTCGGGGCAAGAGCCAGACGCTCCTCGAGTTCGTCGTAGATCTCCGCTCCTGGCGCCAGGCCCAGTCGGTGACGGTACGAGTGGATGACGACCTCGACGTAGTCGGGATTGTCGAATGCGCGGGCGACGCGGTTCAGTTGCGCGTCGCTGAACGCCCATTCCGGCGAGTTCCTCCGCCAGATCACCTCGGCGATGTCTCGCCTGTTGGCATCGAGGCCGCGACGACCTCGGTCGGTGGCGAAGTACCAGAAGTACCAGAACCCGGCCTCCAGGTCAGGGCGTATCGGTGATTGCGAGTCGGCGATGTTCTGGATGAGGTAGCCGTTGACCGAGACGAGTCCGGAGATCCGCTCCGGCCACAGGGCGGCGACGACGCATGCCGCCCGCCCGCCCCAGTCGTATCCGGCGAGGACCGGCTCGTCCAGATCCAGAGCGTCGATGAACGTCAGAAGGTCCGATCCCAATGCGGCTTGCTGACCCGTGCGAGCGGTTCGGTCATCCCGGAACCGCGTGGGGCCGTGCCCGCGCAGATACGGCACGACGACTCGATAGCCGGCGTCGACGAGCATCGGCGCGACCTCGGCGTAGCTGTGCACGTCGTAGGGATAGCCGTGCAGGAGCACGACGGGGTCTGCAGACGGGTCGCCGAGATCGAAGTAGGCGACGGACAGGTCGCCCGCGTCGATCTGCTGGGCAGTGAGGAAGGGCGAGGATGCAGAGGTCATGATGATCCTTCACGTCGATGGTGTGGCGCCCCGCACCGCGCGAGCAGTGCGGGACGCCACGGTCTGGGTCAGGCCATGGTTGACGTGACGCCGGCGACGTACGCCTTGCCGGCGGACGCGATCACTTCGGCGACGACCTCGGGGTGCGACACCAGGGCGGCGTGGGAGGCACCCTCGATCTCCCGCGTTCCGCGGGAAGCGGCGCGCTCTGCGCCCGCGCGGAACACCGCCACCGGGATGTTCAGGTCATGGTCGCCGAAGACGTGCCATGACGGGATGTCCTTCCACGCCGGCCGCGTGGTGGGCAGACCGTCCGTGAGTGCGGCCTCGGTGACCGGTCGCTGAGTCGCGGCCATGAGGACGACGGTCTCCTCAGTCACGTCCGCAGCGAACTGGTGGTGGAATGCGTCCGGACGGATGGCGAACTCGTTTCCGCCTGTGGAGACGGGGTGCACCAGCAGCGTCTCGCCGAGTGTGCTCCCGGGGGCGCTGTTCGACAGATCGAAGGCGCTCTCGCCGGTCTCGGGGACGAACGCTGATACGTAGACGAGGCCGACGACAGCCGTGTTGGCGGACGCTGCCTCCGTGATCACGAGACCGCCGTAGGAGTGCCCGACGAGTACGACAGGCCCCGCGATGGAGGAGATGACGTCGCGCACGTACGCGGCATCGCCGGTCAGGCTGCGCAGCGGGTTGGCGACGGCGACCACCTTCACACCGTGGGTCTGCAGCTGCGCGATGACGGCATTCCAGGATGCAGACTCTGCAAACGCTCCGTGGACGAGGACGATGGTGGGTTTCTCGGGGGTCATGATGTCTCTTCTCTCTAGATGTTGCGCTGCTGGGGGGCTTCGGATGTGAGGACGGGCGACTACGCGGCTGCGAGTGCCTTGCGGAGAATGTGGATCGCCTGTTCGATCGCGGCAGTGCTGGCAGCGGAGCTGCGCAGCGGGTTGAGCATCATGAAGTCGTGGATGGTGCCGTCGTAGCGGACGAGCGTCGTACGCACGCCTGCTTCGATGAGCTTCCGCCCGTACGCTTCGCCCTCGTCGCGAAGGACGTCGTTCTCGTCGACGACGAGGAACGTCTCCGGCAGACCCGCCAGCTCGTCGATCGACGCTCTGAGTGGGGACGCGCTGACATCGGTGCGAGCGTCGACGTCAGGAAGGTAGCTGTCCCAGAACCAGGCCATCGCGTCGGCGCGAAGGTGGAACCCTTCTGCGAACTCCCGGTAGCTCTCCGTGTCCTGACCGGCGTCGGTCACCGGGTAGTACAGCGACTGGTGGACGAAGGTGACGTCGCCGCGACGCTTCGCGAGAATCGCGACGACGGCTGCCATGTTCCCGCCGACGGAGTCACCGGCGATGGCGAGACGAGAAGCGTCCAGACCTTTCGACGCGCCGTCGTTCGTGATCCAGCGTGCCGTCGCGTACACCTGTTCGACAGCCACGGGGTGATGGGCTTCCGGCGAGCGGTCGTACTCGACGAAGACGACCGCCGCATCGGCGCCGGCCGCAAGCTCGCGCACGAGACGGTCGTGGGTGCCGGCATCGCCCAGCACCCATCCACCACCGTGGACGTAGAGCACGACCGGCAGCTCGCCGCTGGAACCCGCAGGCTTCACGATGCGGACCCGCACGTCTCCGACCTCCGCCGGGACAGTGATCCACTCATCGACGACATCGGACTCTGCGATCGGCGCTCCCTGGACGTCGTCGAGGAGCTTTCGCGCGCCCTCGACACCGAGGTCGGCGAGGAACGGAGGCGTCGATGTCGCGTCGGCGAAGGCTTGCGCCTCCGGCTCCAGAACGTGGTCGGTCATGACAGGGTCCTTTCAGATGTGCGGTGAGCCGTTCTCGACCGTCACCGGTTCTGCAGCCCATGCAAGAAAGGACCAGATGAACTCAGTGATTGTGACAACCCTGCGGATGAGCGGTCTTCTCGCCGTTTTGCGTCACAACCTCCGTGTGCGCCCGGTCAATTCATGTACGGGCGGCCATACGCGACGGCCCCAGCTGACGAAGGAGCATCATGAAAATCACGGTCATCGGTGGAACCGGACTGATCGGCGCCAAGCTCACCCGCGCTCTCGACGATGCCGGCCACGAAGTTCTCGTCGGGGCACGCGCGACCGGCGTGAACTCGTACACCGGCGAAGGGCTGGAGGAGGCGCTGACCGGTGCGGACGTGCTCGTCGACGTGTCGAACTCCTCGTACACCGACGAAGAGGCCGCCCGTGACTTCTTCTACACCTCGACCATGAATCTGCTCAGCTACGGCCGAGCGGTCGGAGTCCCGCATCATGTCGCGCTCTCGGTTGTCGGAACGGACAGGCTTGCGCGCGCTGAAGGAGGGTACTTCGCAGCGAAAGAGCAGCAGGAGCGGTTGATCATCGAGTCCCAGCAGCCGTACTCACTGGTGCACGCAACGCAGTTCTTCGAGTTCATCCGAAACATCACCGACAACGCCACGCACGGCGGGAAAGTTCGCGTCGCGGACGTGCTCCTACAGCCCATGGCGGCAGCAGACGTCGCCGGTGCCGTCGCCGAGGTCGCCCTCGGTCGACCGCTGTACGGCATGGTCGAGTTCGCGGGCCCGGAGGTCTTCAGCCTCGAGCAGCTGGCGGTTCAAGATCTGCGTTTCCGCCAGGATGAGCGGGAGGTGACTGCAGACCCTCTCGGCACCTATTTCGGGGCACATCTTCAGAGCCGCGACCTGCTCCCCGAGGCGACGGCGAGGATCGCTCCGACGAGGTACCACGACTGGCGGAGCAACTGACGAACGTCTGTCACATCCAACACCCCTGTCTGGTCACTACTTATGGGCACGCCTACCTGTGCCCACGAGAGGAAGGCATGAAATGGCAA includes:
- a CDS encoding RNA polymerase sigma-70 factor, giving the protein MGAEDVDVDEREKTDEHSGVCTELEDALTTFDAHRRRLFGIAYRMLGTVADADDIVQETWIRWQNTDRSKVQEPIAFLTTIVTRLSINVLQSSRVRRETYIGPWLPEPVNTEDDPALGAERAEALHFAILLTLEKLTPTERAAYILREAFDYPYPRIAEVVSSSPASARQLVSRARAHLASAKQATVDPAAQRRLLAAFLTAAQKGDVRELESLFAADVVSYTDGNGVKQAARIPVSGRGRVAKFVSAFAHHFWTNKRIDWVEVNGQPAATLTEDGQVTTVVTVTPSSDGILQLLWVMSPEKLRNVAAVSA
- a CDS encoding carboxymuconolactone decarboxylase family protein, with product MSTIGQQETIADLPAEPGLPPAHLDHAAPAVYKALLSAGKEATAAAVQAGLDQRIIELIRVRASQLNGCAFCLRMHTRDALLAGETSDRLAVLSAWRDTDYFTPVEKAALAVTEHVTLIADEQAGRAAQRDATGALSVEQHAAVRWLAIIINAFNRVAITSHYEVAPERRSGNEAR
- a CDS encoding SDR family oxidoreductase, with translation MNRKLESKVVLVTGASSGIGRATALALSTAGALVVAAGRRTENLQELVEEAPGEMLAVELDVTDRESVDRAVAAAVERFGRLDALVNNAGLMLAGMVVGANTDEWVRMVETNLLGSMFVAHAALPHLVETHGAFVQVSSTSGRIASAGAAVYSATKFGITAFAEAVRQEVTSRGVRVVVVEPGFVETELTDHTTDPVMRDAADQIGRSMRTLQPEDIADAIVFALTQPEHVSINELLVRPTDQVH
- a CDS encoding alpha/beta fold hydrolase; the protein is MTSASSPFLTAQQIDAGDLSVAYFDLGDPSADPVVLLHGYPYDVHSYAEVAPMLVDAGYRVVVPYLRGHGPTRFRDDRTARTGQQAALGSDLLTFIDALDLDEPVLAGYDWGGRAACVVAALWPERISGLVSVNGYLIQNIADSQSPIRPDLEAGFWYFWYFATDRGRRGLDANRRDIAEVIWRRNSPEWAFSDAQLNRVARAFDNPDYVEVVIHSYRHRLGLAPGAEIYDELEERLALAPTISVPTITLDGTADGNFPATDGSQHAHLFSGPREHRQVRHAGHHLPAEAPHAFAQAVADVAEPPGDGAGTP
- a CDS encoding alpha/beta fold hydrolase, whose translation is MTPEKPTIVLVHGAFAESASWNAVIAQLQTHGVKVVAVANPLRSLTGDAAYVRDVISSIAGPVVLVGHSYGGLVITEAASANTAVVGLVYVSAFVPETGESAFDLSNSAPGSTLGETLLVHPVSTGGNEFAIRPDAFHHQFAADVTEETVVLMAATQRPVTEAALTDGLPTTRPAWKDIPSWHVFGDHDLNIPVAVFRAGAERAASRGTREIEGASHAALVSHPEVVAEVIASAGKAYVAGVTSTMA
- a CDS encoding alpha/beta hydrolase gives rise to the protein MTDHVLEPEAQAFADATSTPPFLADLGVEGARKLLDDVQGAPIAESDVVDEWITVPAEVGDVRVRIVKPAGSSGELPVVLYVHGGGWVLGDAGTHDRLVRELAAGADAAVVFVEYDRSPEAHHPVAVEQVYATARWITNDGASKGLDASRLAIAGDSVGGNMAAVVAILAKRRGDVTFVHQSLYYPVTDAGQDTESYREFAEGFHLRADAMAWFWDSYLPDVDARTDVSASPLRASIDELAGLPETFLVVDENDVLRDEGEAYGRKLIEAGVRTTLVRYDGTIHDFMMLNPLRSSAASTAAIEQAIHILRKALAAA
- a CDS encoding SDR family oxidoreductase, translating into MKITVIGGTGLIGAKLTRALDDAGHEVLVGARATGVNSYTGEGLEEALTGADVLVDVSNSSYTDEEAARDFFYTSTMNLLSYGRAVGVPHHVALSVVGTDRLARAEGGYFAAKEQQERLIIESQQPYSLVHATQFFEFIRNITDNATHGGKVRVADVLLQPMAAADVAGAVAEVALGRPLYGMVEFAGPEVFSLEQLAVQDLRFRQDEREVTADPLGTYFGAHLQSRDLLPEATARIAPTRYHDWRSN